The following proteins come from a genomic window of Pseudomonas cichorii:
- a CDS encoding DUF6538 domain-containing protein, translating to MFYLHRRVPEDLRPALGREYKRSLQTRDANEAKGSMRLSGLNPRKRLP from the coding sequence ATCTTCTACCTCCATCGTCGTGTACCTGAAGACCTACGCCCCGCCTTGGGACGAGAATACAAACGTTCATTGCAAACCCGAGACGCCAACGAGGCGAAGGGAAGCATGCGGCTGAGTGGATTAAATCCGAGGAAGCGTTTGCCCTAG